One window from the genome of Sulfurospirillum tamanense encodes:
- a CDS encoding helix-turn-helix domain-containing protein: MTRQQLAEMLNITRNTLNNWEKEKPELVRLINQGLALDEQIEEVERHLEKLKTIKEKASNGKLLK, from the coding sequence ATGACAAGACAGCAACTAGCTGAAATGTTAAATATAACTAGAAACACACTAAACAATTGGGAAAAAGAAAAACCAGAACTTGTAAGATTAATTAATCAGGGTCTTGCACTAGATGAGCAAATCGAAGAAGTGGAAAGACATTTAGAAAAATTAAAAACAATCAAAGAAAAAGCGAGTAACGGGAAGTTGCTTAAGTGA